In Raphanus sativus cultivar WK10039 chromosome 5, ASM80110v3, whole genome shotgun sequence, the following proteins share a genomic window:
- the LOC108858230 gene encoding VIN3-like protein 1 encodes MDTKREISQSRKNQQQEADYDISNSWICNNASCRVIVPLDDSYCKRCSCCMCHAFDKNKDPTLWLICESGKPNDVEFCGLSCHVECALRKDMVWVNASGNLMKVDGYFCCYSCGKVSDILGCWKKQLVAAKDARRIDVLSYRIELSYRLLNGTSRFSELHEIVKDAKFKLEAEVGPLDGPSARTNRGIVSRLPFAMQVQELSSFAIRRAEYWSTNVARGFNFETSLLYVV; translated from the exons ATGGATACGAAAAGGGAGATCTCGCAATCCCGCAAGAACCAGCAACAAGAAGCCGACTATGATATTTCGAACTCATGGATCTGCAACAACGCGTCTTGTAGAGTTATCGTGCCTTTAGATGATTCTTATTGCAAGAGGTGTTCTTGTTGCATGTGCCATGCTTTCGATAAGAACAAAGACCCAACCCTTTGGTTGATTTGTGAGTCCGGGAAACCAAACGACGTCGAGTTCTGTGGCTTGTCGTGCCATGTCGAGTGTGCGCTTCGAAAAGACATGGTCTGGGTTAATGCTAGTGGGAACCTGATGAAGGTTGATGGATATTTCTGTTGCTACTCTTGCGGCAAAGTTTCTGACATTCTTGg GTGTTGGAAGAAGCAGCTTGTGGCAGCAAAGGATGCACGAAGGATAGATGTTCTATCTTACAGGATAGAGTTGAGCTACCGGCTTCTCAATGGGACTAGTCGTTTTTCTGAGCTACATGAgattgttaaagatgctaagttTAAGCTGGAAGCTGAAGTTGGTCCTCTTGACGGGCCTTCTGCGAGAACTAACCGTGGCATTGTTAGTCGGCTTCCATTTGCAATGCAGGTGCAAGAACTCAGCAGTTTTGCTATCAGAAGGGCAGAGTATTGGTCAACCAATGTAGCCAGAGGTTTCAATTTTGAGACATCTTTGTTATATGTTGTCTGA
- the LOC108858231 gene encoding histone H4-like — protein sequence MSFSMRLGQAPQAISFLSYLKFHQGLRGPFLVLCPLSVTDGLVSRKVLRDNIQGITKPAIRRLACRGGVKRISGLIYEETRGVLKIFLENVIRDAVTYTEQARRKTVTAMDVVYALKRQGCTLYGFGRF from the exons ATGTCGTTCTCG ATGAGATTGGGGCAGGCTCCACAAGCAATTTCTTTCTTGAGCTATCTGAAGTTTCATCAAGGATTGCGAGGACCATTTC TTGTGCTTTGTCCTTTGAGCGTAACAGATGGTTTGGTGTCAAGGAAGGTCCTGAGAGACAACATCCAAGGAATCACCAAGCCTGCGATCAGGCGTCTCGCTTGCAGAGGAGGAGTGAAGAGGATCAGCGGGTTGATCTACGAAGAGACGAGAGGGGTTTTGAAGATCTTTCTCGAGAACGTGATTAGAGACGCCGTGACTTACACGGAGCAAGCGAGGAGGAAGACGGTTACGGCGATGGATGTTGTTTACGCTTTGAAGAGGCAAGGTTGCACTCTTTATGGGTTCGGCCGGTTTTAG